One genomic region from Methanonatronarchaeum thermophilum encodes:
- the glnA gene encoding type I glutamate--ammonia ligase, whose protein sequence is MDKDMVLEEARENAVKFVRLQFTDILGIVKNVAIPINQLEKAFEEGIWFDGSSIEGFVRIQESDMRLEPDPSTFAILPWRGTDDGFNNTARLICDVKTTDGEPFQGDPRQILKNVLGRAREMGFDFFAGPEPEFFIFDKKDGEATLNPHDSGGYFDQAPKDLASNLRRDIILTLEEIGFEIEASHHEVAEGQHEIDFKYEEGLTTADNIATFRSAVRAVAELNNLHATFMPKPISGINGSGMHIHLSLFKNGENAFHDPNDENNLSKTGYNFLAGVLEHAPAITAITNPIVNSYKRLVPGYEAPIYIAWSNLNRSALIRKPAARTPESTRIELRSPDPSCNPYLALAVILNAGLDGIEKELTPPKPVSENIYELTKNKRKEYGIETLPGNLNEAINALKQDKTILNTLGNEVAEKFIMAKKTEWDQYKGYVTQWEINRYLEKF, encoded by the coding sequence ATGGATAAAGATATGGTTTTAGAGGAGGCACGGGAGAATGCAGTTAAGTTCGTTAGGCTTCAGTTCACCGATATACTTGGTATTGTTAAAAATGTGGCGATTCCTATCAACCAGTTGGAGAAGGCGTTTGAAGAGGGAATTTGGTTTGATGGTTCGTCGATAGAGGGTTTTGTTAGGATACAGGAAAGCGATATGAGGTTGGAGCCAGACCCCAGTACATTTGCGATACTGCCGTGGAGAGGGACAGACGATGGGTTCAACAATACCGCCAGGTTGATATGTGACGTGAAAACTACAGATGGAGAGCCATTCCAGGGAGACCCAAGACAGATCCTGAAAAATGTGTTAGGTAGGGCCAGAGAGATGGGTTTCGATTTTTTCGCTGGACCTGAACCTGAGTTCTTCATTTTCGATAAAAAAGATGGTGAGGCAACTTTAAATCCCCATGACAGTGGTGGTTATTTTGATCAAGCACCAAAAGACCTTGCCTCAAACCTAAGAAGAGACATCATACTAACTTTAGAGGAAATCGGGTTTGAGATTGAAGCCAGCCATCATGAAGTTGCTGAAGGACAGCATGAAATCGACTTCAAATACGAAGAAGGCTTAACAACCGCCGACAACATAGCAACCTTCCGGTCAGCAGTCAGAGCAGTCGCAGAACTCAACAACCTACACGCAACATTCATGCCAAAACCGATTTCAGGAATAAACGGAAGCGGAATGCACATACACCTATCACTATTCAAAAACGGAGAAAACGCATTCCACGACCCAAACGATGAAAACAACCTCTCAAAAACAGGATACAACTTCCTAGCCGGCGTACTCGAACACGCACCAGCAATAACAGCCATAACAAACCCAATAGTCAACTCATACAAACGACTGGTCCCCGGATACGAAGCACCAATATACATCGCATGGAGCAACCTAAACAGATCAGCCCTAATCAGAAAACCCGCCGCAAGAACACCAGAAAGCACAAGAATCGAACTAAGATCACCAGACCCATCATGCAACCCCTACCTAGCACTCGCAGTAATATTAAATGCAGGACTAGACGGAATCGAAAAAGAACTAACCCCCCCAAAACCAGTAAGCGAAAACATATACGAACTAACCAAAAACAAAAGAAAAGAATACGGAATCGAAACACTACCAGGAAACCTCAACGAAGCCATAAACGCATTAAAACAAGACAAAACAATACTAAACACACTAGGAAACGAAGTAGCCGAAAAATTCATAATGGCCAAAAAAACAGAATGGGACCAATACAAAGGATACGTAACCCAATGGGAAATCAACAGATACCTAGAAAAATTCTAA
- a CDS encoding DUF1464 family protein: MKNLDCGIIFIPGVINLETVPKNRKVNKKQLYKIQTQKNNKNTNS, encoded by the coding sequence ATGAAAAATCTAGATTGCGGAATCATATTTATACCGGGCGTAATAAATTTAGAGACAGTTCCAAAAAACAGGAAGGTTAATAAAAAACAACTTTACAAAATTCAAACACAAAAAAACAATAAAAACACAAACAGCTAG
- a CDS encoding GHMP family kinase ATP-binding protein, which produces MAIQITTPSRLHFGFLNLNKQKNLGGIGLTIQKPNNKLTIQKTNKTTIKNGNTQIKNKTQQIVHHLDLPGLEVEVESYIPPHKGFGSGTQTTLALLTATKKLYKPKLDIEKVAKELGRLKYSRVGLNAYLHGGFILEMGQKNKTYIEKFPENWQILIAVPKGKGEHGNKETKSIQETLPIKGYSERVSSEIITRMIPAIGKDLHTFGKSLNKVQREMGKAFKEIQGDTYSTPEGQKLVQQLKKYTPAVGQSSWGPAIYAILENDVDEAFETAKKTVDNVFITKPNNKGAKITYPDS; this is translated from the coding sequence ATGGCTATCCAGATAACAACTCCAAGCCGCCTCCACTTCGGATTCCTAAACCTAAACAAACAAAAAAACCTCGGAGGAATCGGCCTAACAATCCAAAAACCCAACAACAAACTAACAATACAAAAAACCAACAAAACAACCATAAAAAACGGAAACACACAAATAAAAAACAAAACCCAACAAATAGTCCACCATCTAGACCTACCTGGCTTGGAAGTAGAGGTTGAAAGTTACATACCGCCTCACAAGGGCTTTGGCTCCGGAACACAAACCACCCTAGCACTACTAACAGCAACCAAAAAACTCTACAAACCAAAACTCGATATAGAAAAGGTTGCCAAAGAACTAGGTCGACTAAAATACTCAAGAGTCGGTTTAAACGCCTACCTACACGGCGGATTCATCCTAGAGATGGGTCAAAAAAACAAAACGTATATAGAGAAATTCCCAGAAAACTGGCAGATATTGATAGCCGTTCCAAAAGGAAAGGGAGAACACGGAAACAAAGAAACAAAATCGATCCAAGAAACACTACCCATCAAAGGATATAGCGAGCGTGTTTCAAGCGAAATAATAACAAGGATGATACCAGCAATAGGAAAAGACCTACATACCTTCGGAAAAAGCTTGAACAAAGTACAAAGGGAGATGGGCAAGGCCTTCAAAGAAATACAGGGAGATACCTACTCAACCCCAGAAGGCCAGAAACTAGTTCAACAACTCAAAAAGTATACCCCTGCGGTAGGTCAGAGCTCATGGGGCCCAGCAATATACGCAATACTAGAAAACGATGTTGATGAAGCTTTTGAAACCGCCAAAAAAACAGTCGACAACGTATTCATCACCAAACCCAACAACAAAGGAGCAAAAATAACATACCCAGACTCATAG
- a CDS encoding ATP-binding protein — translation MATKTIGEAKDTLRKLVSYSLDGDGNAPPVFLWGGPGIGKSAIIQQIVSELGMDVEENFIDLRLTQLDPVDLRGLPKLDSDEFVRWSIPHFLPRDGKGVLFLDELNLAPGAVQNAAYQLILDRQLGEYKMPSRWVIISAGNRPEDRAGVNPMKSPLSNRFIHWEVETNIEDWKDWAYKNDVDERVIGFLNFKPEMLYQFQPEQSEHAFPTPRTWERVSQLLEIGFTDTNDIASAIGLEAAREFQSYISMKEELPNPQQILDGENIIPERPDILHVIITSLIETAKHQTGHEQRLMEYAEQLPTEFTVLLIKDALRAGIQLQKTQKFTKFVQKHKGTIIENTQNIT, via the coding sequence TTGGCTACTAAGACGATAGGAGAGGCGAAAGATACTCTTAGGAAATTGGTTAGTTATTCGTTAGATGGTGATGGGAATGCTCCGCCTGTGTTTTTGTGGGGTGGTCCGGGTATAGGTAAGTCTGCGATTATACAGCAGATAGTTAGTGAGCTTGGTATGGATGTTGAGGAGAATTTTATTGATTTACGTTTGACGCAGCTTGATCCGGTTGACTTGAGAGGTCTTCCTAAACTTGATTCAGATGAGTTCGTCCGTTGGTCCATACCCCATTTCCTACCTAGGGATGGAAAAGGCGTCTTATTTCTGGATGAATTGAATCTAGCGCCTGGAGCGGTTCAAAACGCCGCATACCAACTGATTTTAGATAGACAGCTCGGTGAATATAAAATGCCCTCAAGATGGGTGATAATCTCCGCTGGAAACCGACCAGAAGACCGTGCCGGAGTAAACCCAATGAAATCCCCCCTATCAAACCGATTCATACACTGGGAAGTAGAAACAAACATAGAAGACTGGAAAGACTGGGCCTACAAAAACGATGTAGATGAACGAGTAATCGGATTCCTAAACTTCAAACCCGAAATGCTCTACCAATTCCAGCCTGAACAGAGTGAACACGCATTCCCAACCCCCCGAACATGGGAAAGAGTCTCACAACTCCTAGAAATCGGGTTCACAGACACAAACGACATAGCAAGCGCAATAGGACTAGAAGCAGCCAGAGAATTCCAATCCTACATCAGCATGAAAGAAGAACTACCAAACCCACAACAAATCCTAGATGGAGAAAACATCATACCCGAACGCCCCGACATACTACACGTAATAATAACAAGCCTAATAGAAACAGCAAAACACCAAACAGGCCATGAACAACGACTAATGGAATACGCAGAACAACTACCAACAGAATTCACAGTACTACTAATAAAAGACGCATTAAGAGCCGGAATACAACTACAAAAAACACAAAAATTCACAAAATTCGTACAAAAACACAAAGGAACAATCATAGAAAACACACAAAACATAACATAA